The Gemmata palustris genome includes a region encoding these proteins:
- a CDS encoding DUF1501 domain-containing protein — protein MFSLSDRRSFLTRSALGLGGVALAELLRAADAQKPDPFAGVLDKPHHAPKAKRIIYLFMSGGPSQLDLFDHKPKLNELNGQDLPDSVRGGQRVTGMTAHQATLPMAGSVFKFAKHGQSGAPVSELLPWTAKVADELCFIKSVHTEHINHDPAITFFQTGHQLAGRPSMGSWLSYGLGSANANLPAFVVLISKDRIDQPLYSRLWGNGFLPSAHAGVQFRSGGAPVLYLDNPPGVTEGGRKLALDRLAELQQLQADDLGDPEVSGRIAQYEMAFRMQTSVPDVIDTRKEPKETFELYGEDAKTPGTFAANCLLARRLAERNVRFIQLYHPGWDQHGNLPGAIRRQCKDVDQACYGLLTDLKRKGMLDDTLVVWGGEFGRTNYSQGKLTATDYGRDHHPRCFTVWMAGGGVKRGTTFGATDELGYNVANDAVSVHDLQATLLHQLGIDHEKLTYKHQGRHYRLTDVHGTVVKSVLA, from the coding sequence ATGTTTTCTCTTTCCGACCGTCGGTCCTTCCTCACGCGGTCCGCACTGGGCTTGGGCGGCGTCGCGCTCGCCGAGTTGCTCCGCGCCGCGGACGCGCAGAAGCCCGACCCCTTCGCGGGCGTCCTCGATAAGCCGCACCACGCGCCGAAGGCCAAGCGCATCATCTACCTGTTCATGAGCGGCGGGCCGAGCCAGCTCGATCTGTTTGACCACAAACCGAAACTCAACGAGCTTAACGGTCAGGACTTGCCCGATTCGGTTCGCGGCGGCCAGCGCGTTACCGGGATGACCGCGCACCAGGCCACGTTGCCGATGGCCGGCTCGGTCTTCAAGTTCGCGAAGCACGGCCAGAGCGGAGCGCCCGTGAGCGAATTGCTGCCGTGGACCGCGAAGGTCGCCGACGAGTTGTGCTTCATCAAGTCGGTTCACACGGAGCACATCAACCACGACCCCGCGATCACGTTCTTCCAGACGGGGCACCAGCTCGCGGGCCGGCCGAGCATGGGTTCGTGGCTCAGTTACGGCCTGGGCAGCGCGAACGCGAACCTGCCCGCGTTCGTGGTGCTCATCTCGAAGGACCGCATCGACCAGCCCCTGTACTCGCGCTTGTGGGGCAACGGGTTCTTGCCGAGTGCCCACGCGGGTGTGCAGTTCCGCAGCGGCGGCGCGCCGGTGCTGTACCTCGACAACCCGCCGGGCGTCACAGAGGGAGGGCGAAAGCTCGCCCTCGACCGCTTGGCCGAACTCCAGCAACTTCAAGCCGACGATCTCGGCGATCCGGAAGTATCCGGGCGCATCGCGCAGTACGAAATGGCGTTCCGGATGCAGACGAGCGTGCCCGACGTGATCGACACGCGCAAAGAACCGAAGGAGACGTTCGAGCTGTACGGCGAGGACGCGAAGACGCCCGGCACGTTCGCGGCGAACTGCCTACTGGCCCGCCGGCTCGCGGAGCGGAACGTGCGGTTCATCCAGCTCTATCACCCCGGCTGGGACCAGCACGGTAACCTGCCCGGGGCGATCCGCCGACAGTGCAAGGACGTGGATCAGGCGTGCTACGGGTTGCTCACGGACCTCAAACGCAAGGGGATGCTCGACGACACGCTGGTGGTGTGGGGCGGCGAGTTCGGGCGCACCAACTATTCGCAGGGCAAGCTGACGGCCACGGACTACGGGCGCGATCACCATCCGCGGTGTTTTACGGTCTGGATGGCCGGCGGTGGGGTGAAGCGCGGGACGACTTTCGGGGCCACCGACGAACTCGGCTACAACGTGGCGAACGACGCGGTCAGTGTCCACGACCTTCAGGCGACGCTCCTGCACCAACTCGGTATCGACCACGAGAAATTGACCTACAAACACCAGGGCCGGCACTACCGGCTCACCGACGTACACGGCACCGTGGTGAAGAGCGTGTTGGCCTGA
- a CDS encoding DUF1553 domain-containing protein: MLRIACLVLVLALAPGARAAEPTPVDFSRDVLPVLSDYCFQCHGPDANSRKAKLRLDDKTALEGRGVVVPGKPKESALVERITSTDPDSVMPPPSLKRKLSAQQIDALTRWVEQGAKWSTHWAFDPVTKPEVPTELKNQQRVANPIDAFVQSRLTREGLSPAPPADRERLLRRVTFDLTGLPPTIAEIDAFLKDDAPNAYEKVVDRLLASPRYGERMAGEWLDIARFADTHGYQMDRARPVWPYRDWVISAYNRNLPFNDFATWQLAGDLLPRATKDQRLATAFNRLHMQNEEGGIVEEEFRVAYVNDRTTTFGTAFLGLTLECSRCHDHKFDPVSQKDYYSLFAFFQNIDESGQTSYFTAATPVPALLLSTDAQDAKLAELRAAVGTKRDALAKARGTARAEFAKWKRPTKLDVSGLVGSYSFDDIKAGKVANGADEKTPGSAVEGPKLVPGKLGRAVELTGENGFTFPGVGHFTRDDPFTLSLWVKSPAPVPRAVLVHHSQAPIDAGSRGYELLLEDGKVAFGLHHMWPGNSLKVRSKTAVPASAWVHLTATYDGSSTAAGVKLYLDGKPLEVDVIRDKLTKDITYGGEPNLAVGYRFRDNGFKGGLVDEFRVYNRALTVAEIVSEPGDEALFEYFASAIHEPSKKAAEDLRAARKAYTGLVNPIAEIMVMDEMPVPKPAHVLKRGVYDSLGEKVAAGTPKALPPFPKGAPRNRLGLAQWLTDPENPLMARVTVNRAWQQMFGRGLVETADNFGTQGARPTHPELLDWLAREFVRTGWDQKRLLKTIALSATYCQSSKAAPDVLARDPHNELLARGPVKRLTAEMLRDQALASSGLLVEKLGGPSVRPYQPAGLWEEIAMGRPRYEQSRGDDLYRRSLYTFWKRTVPPPSMTTFDAADRSVCSVKRQSTSTPLQALVLLNDVQFVEAARFVGQRALKEGGAAAEGRAAWTFRLVTGRTPSDKERAVLAKLFAEQKALFEKDPAAAKKLLGVGEKPVDMMLPVADLAAATVLANVLFNHDEAVMRR, encoded by the coding sequence ATGCTCCGAATCGCGTGTCTCGTGCTGGTGCTCGCACTCGCTCCTGGTGCCCGGGCGGCCGAGCCGACACCGGTCGATTTCAGCCGCGACGTGCTCCCGGTGCTCTCGGACTACTGCTTCCAGTGCCACGGCCCGGACGCGAACTCGCGCAAGGCGAAGCTCCGCCTCGACGACAAAACTGCGCTCGAGGGGCGCGGGGTCGTCGTTCCCGGCAAGCCGAAGGAGAGTGCTCTCGTCGAGCGCATCACGAGCACCGACCCCGACTCGGTGATGCCGCCCCCGAGCCTGAAGCGCAAGCTCTCGGCCCAGCAGATCGACGCGCTCACGCGCTGGGTGGAACAGGGCGCGAAGTGGTCCACGCACTGGGCCTTCGACCCGGTGACGAAGCCGGAAGTCCCGACGGAGCTGAAGAACCAGCAGCGGGTCGCGAATCCGATCGACGCCTTCGTGCAGTCCCGGCTCACGCGCGAGGGCCTGAGCCCCGCGCCCCCGGCGGACAGAGAGCGGTTACTGCGCCGTGTCACCTTCGATCTCACCGGATTACCCCCGACCATCGCGGAGATCGACGCCTTTCTGAAGGACGACGCGCCGAACGCTTACGAGAAGGTCGTGGACCGACTCCTGGCCTCCCCTCGGTACGGCGAGCGGATGGCCGGCGAGTGGCTCGATATCGCTCGCTTCGCCGACACGCACGGCTACCAGATGGATCGCGCGCGCCCCGTGTGGCCGTACCGTGACTGGGTCATCTCCGCGTACAACCGCAACCTGCCGTTCAACGACTTCGCCACCTGGCAACTCGCCGGCGACCTGCTCCCCCGCGCCACCAAGGACCAGCGCCTGGCGACCGCGTTCAACCGGTTGCACATGCAGAACGAGGAGGGCGGGATCGTCGAAGAAGAGTTCCGCGTGGCCTACGTGAACGACCGCACGACCACGTTCGGAACCGCGTTCCTCGGACTGACGCTCGAGTGCAGCCGGTGCCACGATCACAAGTTTGATCCCGTTTCGCAAAAGGACTATTACTCGCTGTTCGCGTTCTTCCAGAACATTGACGAGAGCGGCCAGACGAGCTACTTCACCGCGGCCACGCCGGTGCCGGCCCTCCTGCTCTCCACCGATGCCCAGGACGCGAAACTGGCCGAATTGCGTGCCGCAGTCGGGACGAAACGGGACGCGCTGGCGAAGGCCCGCGGGACCGCACGGGCCGAGTTCGCGAAGTGGAAACGTCCCACTAAGCTCGATGTGTCAGGATTGGTCGGGTCGTACTCGTTCGACGACATCAAGGCTGGTAAGGTCGCGAACGGTGCCGACGAGAAGACACCGGGCAGCGCCGTCGAAGGCCCGAAACTGGTGCCCGGAAAGCTCGGCCGGGCGGTCGAACTCACCGGCGAAAATGGGTTCACGTTTCCCGGCGTTGGTCACTTCACCCGCGACGACCCGTTCACCTTGAGCCTCTGGGTGAAGTCTCCGGCCCCGGTCCCGCGCGCGGTGCTGGTTCACCACAGTCAGGCGCCGATCGACGCCGGTAGCCGCGGGTACGAACTCTTGTTGGAAGACGGGAAGGTCGCGTTCGGGCTGCACCACATGTGGCCCGGTAACTCGCTGAAAGTACGGAGCAAGACCGCCGTCCCCGCGAGCGCGTGGGTACACCTCACCGCGACCTACGACGGGTCCAGTACCGCGGCTGGTGTGAAGCTGTACCTCGACGGCAAACCGCTCGAAGTGGACGTAATCCGCGACAAACTGACCAAGGACATCACCTACGGCGGCGAACCGAACCTCGCGGTCGGCTACCGCTTCCGCGACAACGGCTTCAAGGGCGGTCTGGTCGACGAGTTCCGCGTTTACAACCGTGCTCTGACGGTCGCCGAGATCGTCAGCGAACCGGGTGACGAGGCCCTCTTCGAGTATTTCGCTTCCGCGATTCACGAGCCGTCGAAGAAGGCCGCGGAAGACCTTCGCGCGGCGCGGAAAGCGTACACCGGGCTCGTCAACCCGATCGCCGAAATCATGGTGATGGACGAGATGCCGGTGCCGAAGCCCGCACACGTCCTCAAGCGTGGGGTTTACGACTCCCTCGGCGAAAAGGTGGCCGCGGGCACACCGAAGGCGCTACCGCCGTTTCCCAAAGGTGCGCCGCGGAACCGCCTCGGCCTCGCGCAGTGGCTCACGGACCCCGAAAACCCGCTCATGGCCCGCGTCACGGTGAACCGCGCGTGGCAACAGATGTTCGGGCGCGGGCTGGTCGAAACCGCGGACAACTTCGGCACCCAGGGTGCCCGCCCCACGCACCCCGAACTGCTCGACTGGCTGGCCCGCGAGTTCGTCCGCACCGGTTGGGACCAGAAGCGGCTCCTCAAAACGATTGCGCTGTCGGCCACGTACTGCCAGTCGTCAAAAGCCGCGCCCGACGTTCTGGCACGCGACCCGCACAACGAGTTGCTCGCCCGCGGACCGGTGAAGCGGCTCACGGCCGAAATGCTCCGCGATCAGGCGCTCGCGTCGAGCGGGCTGCTCGTGGAGAAGCTCGGCGGTCCGAGCGTGCGACCGTACCAACCCGCGGGGTTGTGGGAAGAAATTGCCATGGGTCGGCCGCGGTACGAGCAGAGTAGGGGGGACGACCTGTACCGCCGCAGCCTGTACACGTTCTGGAAGCGCACCGTTCCCCCTCCGTCCATGACGACGTTCGACGCCGCGGACCGGAGCGTCTGTTCCGTGAAGCGGCAGAGTACGAGTACGCCGCTCCAGGCGCTCGTGCTGCTCAACGACGTCCAGTTCGTGGAAGCCGCGCGGTTCGTCGGTCAGCGGGCACTGAAGGAGGGCGGGGCGGCCGCCGAGGGGCGCGCGGCGTGGACGTTCCGCCTCGTGACGGGCCGCACGCCGAGCGACAAGGAGCGCGCGGTTCTGGCGAAACTGTTCGCGGAGCAGAAGGCGCTCTTCGAGAAAGACCCGGCCGCAGCGAAGAAGCTACTCGGCGTCGGGGAAAAGCCCGTTGACATGATGCTACCCGTTGCGGACCTCGCAGCCGCCACGGTACTGGCGAACGTGCTGTTCAACCACGACGAAGCCGTGATGCGGCGGTAA